The proteins below are encoded in one region of Neofelis nebulosa isolate mNeoNeb1 chromosome 17, mNeoNeb1.pri, whole genome shotgun sequence:
- the SLC12A3 gene encoding solute carrier family 12 member 3 isoform X5: MAELPGSEMPGDPTLCSGRFSISTLLGGDEPPPPAAYDSSHPSHLTHGSTFYMRTFGYNTIDVVPAYEHYANSALPGEPRKVRPTLAHLHSFLKEGGHLHALAFDSRPGHEMTDGLVEDETGTNSEKNPGEPVRFGWVKGVMIRCMLNIWGVILYLRLPWITAQAGIVLTWIIILLSVTVTSITGLSISAISTNGKVKSGGTYFLISRSLGPELGGSIGLIFAFANAVGVAMHTVGFAETVRDLLQEYGTPIVDPINDIRIIGVVTVTVLLAISLAGMEWESKAQVLFFLVIMISFANYLVGTLIPPSEDKASKGFFSYRADIFVQNLVPDWRGAEGSFFGMFSIFFPSATGILAGANISGDLKDPAVAIPKGTLMAIFWTTVSYLAISATIGSCVVRDASGVLNATVTPGSGACEGLACGYGWNFTECAHQHSCRYGLINYYQTMSMVSGFAPLITAGVFGATLSSALACLVSAAKVFQCLCEDQLYPLIGFFGKGYGKNKEPVRGYLLAYAIAVAFIIIAELNTIAPIISNFFLCSYALINFSCFHASITNSPGWRPSFRYYSKWTALFGAVISVVIMFLLTWWAALIAIGVVLFLLLYVIYKKPEVNWGSSVQAGSYNLALSYSVGLNKVEDHIKNYRPQCLVLTGPPNFRPALVDFVGTFTRNLSLMVCGHVLIGPRKQRMPELRLIANGHTKWLNKRKIKAFYSDVIAEDLRSGVQILMQATGLGRMKPNILVIGFKKNWQSAHPATVEDYIGILHDAFDFNYGVCVMRMREGLNVSEVMQAHINPVFDPVFDPAEDSKEAGTSGARPSVSGTLDPEALVREEQASTMFQSEQGKKTIDIYWLFDDGGLTLLIPYLLGRKKRWNKCRIRVFVGGQINRMDQERKAIISLLSKFRLGFHDVHVLPDINQKPRAEHTKRFEDMIAPFRLNDGLKDEAAVTEMRRDCPWKISDEEINKNRVKSLRQVRLNEILLDSSQDAALVVITLPIGRKGKCPSSLYMAWLETLSQDLRPPVILIRGNQENVLTFYCQ; the protein is encoded by the exons ATGGCAGAGCTGCCGGGGTCAGAGATGCCAGGGGACCCCACGCTGTGCAGCGGGCGCTTCAGCATCAGCACGCTGCTGGGGGGCGATGAGCCCCCACCGCCGGCTGCCTATGACAGCAGCCACCCCAGCCACCTGACCCACGGCAGCACCTTCTACATGCGCACCTTCGGCTACAACACTATCGATGTGGTGCCCGCCTACGAGCACTATGCCAACAGCGCCCTGCCTGGAGAGCCCCGAAAGGTCCGGCCCACGCTGGCCCATCTGCACTCCTTCCTCAAG GAAGGCGGCCATCTGCACGCCTTGGCCTTCGACAGCCGGCCCGGCCATGAGATGACTGACGGGCTGGTGGAGGACGAGACAGGCACCAACAGTGAGAAGAACCCTGGGGAGCCCGTGCGCTTTGGCTGGGTCAAGGGGGTGATG atCCGTTGCATGCTCAATATCTGGGGCGTGATCCTCTACCTACGGCTCCCCTGGATTACAGCCCAGGCGGGCATCG tccTGACCTGGATCATCATCTTGCTCTCGGTCACGGTGACCTCCATCACGGGCCTCTCCATCTCGGCCATCTCTACCAACGGCAAGGTCAAGTCAG GTGGCACCTACTTCCTCATCTCCCGGAGTCTCGGCCCAGAGCTCGGGGGCTCCATCGGCCTCATTTTCGCTTTTGCCAATGCTGTGGGCGTGGCCATGCACACCGTGGGCTTTGCAGAGACCGTGCGGGACCTGCTCCAG GAGTACGGCACGCCCATCGTGGACCCCATCAATGACATCCGCATCATTGGCGTGGTCACCGTCACCGTGCTGCTGGCCATCTCCCTGGCTGGCATGGAGTGGGAGTCCAAG GCCCAGGTGCTTTTCTTCCTCGTCATCATGATCTCCTTTGCCAACTACTTAGTGGGGACGCTGATCCCCCCATCTGAGGACAAGGCCTCCAAAGGCTTCTTCAGCTACCGGG CGGACATTTTTGTCCAGAACTTGGTACCCGACTGGCGGGGTGCAGAAGGCAGCTTCTTCGGGATGTTCTCCATCTTCTTTCCCTCGGCTACGGGCATCCTGGCAGGGGCCAACATCTCTGGGGACCTCAAG gaccctGCTGTAGCCATTCCCAAGGGAACACTCATGGCCATTTTCTGGACCACTGTCTCCTACCTGGCCATCTCGGCCACCATCG GCTCCTGCGTGGTTCGCGATGCCTCCGGGGTCCTGAATGCCACGGTGACCCCCGGCTCGGGCGCCTGCGAGGGGCTGGCCTGTGGCTACGGCTGGAACTTCACCGAGTGTGCCCACCAGCACAGCTGCCGCTATGGCCTCATCAACTACTACCAG ACCATGAGCATGGTGTCCGGCTTCGCGCCCCTGATCACAGCCGGCGTCTTTGGGGCCACGCTCTCCTCCGCCCTGGCCTGCCTCGTCTCTGCCGCCAAGGTCTTCCAG TGCCTGTGCGAGGACCAGCTGTACCCACTGATCGGCTTCTTCGGCAAGGGCTACGGCAAGAACAAGGAGCCCGTGCGTGGCTACCTGCTGGCCTACGCCATCGCCGTGGCCTTCATCATCATCG CTGAGCTCAACACCATTGCCCCCATCATCTCCAACTTCTTCCTGTGCTCCTACGCCCTCATCAACTTCAGCTGTTTCCACGCCTCCATCACCAACTCGCCCG GGTGGAGACCCTCGTTCCGATACTACAGCAAGTGGACGGCGCTGTTCGGGGCGGTCATCTCTGTGGTCATCATGTTCCTTCTCACCTGGTGGGCAGCCCTCATCGCCATCGGCGttgttctcttcctcctgctctaCGTGATCTACAAGAAGCCAG AGGTGAACTGGGGCTCCTCGGTTCAGGCCGGCTCCTACAACTTGGCCCTGAGCTACTCGGTGGGCCTCAACAAGGTGGAGGATCACATCAAGAACTACCG ccCCCAGTGCCTGGTGCTCACGGGGCCCCCCAACTTCCGCCCGGCCCTGGTTGACTTTGTGGGCACCTTCACCCGGAACCTCAGCCTGATGGTCTGTGGCCACGTGCTCATT GGACCCCGCAAACAGAGGATGCCTGAGCTCCGGCTCATTGCCAATGGGCACACCAAGTGGCTGAACAAGAGGAAGATCAAGGCTTTCTACTCAGACGTCATTGCCGAGGACCTCCGTAGCGGTGTACAGATTCTCATGCAG GCCACAGGTCTCGGGAGAATGAAGCCCAACATTCTGGTGATTGGGTTCAAGAAGAACTGGCAGTCGGCTCACCCGGCCACAGTGGAGGACTACATTGGCATCCTGCA CGATGCTTTTGATTTCAACTACGGTGTGTGTGTCATGAGGATGCGTGAGGGGCTCAACGTCTCAGAAGTGATGCAGGCACACA TTAACCCAGTATTTGACCCAGTGTTTGACCCAGCGGAGGACAGCAAAGAAGCCGGCACCAGCGGGGCCAGGCCATCTGTCTCAGGCACAC TGGACCCCGAGGCCCTGGTACGGGAGGAGCAGGCCAGCACCATGTTCCAGTCTGAGCAGGGCAAGAAGACCATAGACATCTACTGGCTATTTGACGACGGAG GCCTCACCCTCCTCATCCCCTATCTCCTCGGCCGCAAGAAGAGGTGGAACAAATGCAGGATCCGCGTGTTCGTGGGGGGCCAGATCAACAGGATGGACCAGGAGAGAAAGGC GATCATTTCTCTGTTGAGCAAGTTCCGACTGGGATTCCACGACGTTCACGTCCTTCCCGACATCAACCAGAAGCCGCGGGCTGAGCA cACCAAGAGGTTTGAGGACATGATTGCACCCTTCCGCCTGAATGACGGCCTCAAGGATGAGGCCGCTGTCACCGAGATGAGGCGGGACTGTCCCTGGAAGATCTCAGATGAGGAGATTAACAAGAACAGAGTCAAG
- the SLC12A3 gene encoding solute carrier family 12 member 3 isoform X4, translated as MAELPGSEMPGDPTLCSGRFSISTLLGGDEPPPPAAYDSSHPSHLTHGSTFYMRTFGYNTIDVVPAYEHYANSALPGEPRKVRPTLAHLHSFLKQEGGHLHALAFDSRPGHEMTDGLVEDETGTNSEKNPGEPVRFGWVKGVMIRCMLNIWGVILYLRLPWITAQAGIVLTWIIILLSVTVTSITGLSISAISTNGKVKSGGTYFLISRSLGPELGGSIGLIFAFANAVGVAMHTVGFAETVRDLLQEYGTPIVDPINDIRIIGVVTVTVLLAISLAGMEWESKAQVLFFLVIMISFANYLVGTLIPPSEDKASKGFFSYRADIFVQNLVPDWRGAEGSFFGMFSIFFPSATGILAGANISGDLKDPAVAIPKGTLMAIFWTTVSYLAISATIGSCVVRDASGVLNATVTPGSGACEGLACGYGWNFTECAHQHSCRYGLINYYQTMSMVSGFAPLITAGVFGATLSSALACLVSAAKVFQCLCEDQLYPLIGFFGKGYGKNKEPVRGYLLAYAIAVAFIIIAELNTIAPIISNFFLCSYALINFSCFHASITNSPGWRPSFRYYSKWTALFGAVISVVIMFLLTWWAALIAIGVVLFLLLYVIYKKPEVNWGSSVQAGSYNLALSYSVGLNKVEDHIKNYRPQCLVLTGPPNFRPALVDFVGTFTRNLSLMVCGHVLIGPRKQRMPELRLIANGHTKWLNKRKIKAFYSDVIAEDLRSGVQILMQATGLGRMKPNILVIGFKKNWQSAHPATVEDYIGILHDAFDFNYGVCVMRMREGLNVSEVMQAHINPVFDPVFDPAEDSKEAGTSGARPSVSGTLDPEALVREEQASTMFQSEQGKKTIDIYWLFDDGGLTLLIPYLLGRKKRWNKCRIRVFVGGQINRMDQERKAIISLLSKFRLGFHDVHVLPDINQKPRAEHTKRFEDMIAPFRLNDGLKDEAAVTEMRRDCPWKISDEEINKNRVKSLRQVRLNEILLDSSQDAALVVITLPIGRKGKCPSSLYMAWLETLSQDLRPPVILIRGNQENVLTFYCQ; from the exons ATGGCAGAGCTGCCGGGGTCAGAGATGCCAGGGGACCCCACGCTGTGCAGCGGGCGCTTCAGCATCAGCACGCTGCTGGGGGGCGATGAGCCCCCACCGCCGGCTGCCTATGACAGCAGCCACCCCAGCCACCTGACCCACGGCAGCACCTTCTACATGCGCACCTTCGGCTACAACACTATCGATGTGGTGCCCGCCTACGAGCACTATGCCAACAGCGCCCTGCCTGGAGAGCCCCGAAAGGTCCGGCCCACGCTGGCCCATCTGCACTCCTTCCTCAAG CAGGAAGGCGGCCATCTGCACGCCTTGGCCTTCGACAGCCGGCCCGGCCATGAGATGACTGACGGGCTGGTGGAGGACGAGACAGGCACCAACAGTGAGAAGAACCCTGGGGAGCCCGTGCGCTTTGGCTGGGTCAAGGGGGTGATG atCCGTTGCATGCTCAATATCTGGGGCGTGATCCTCTACCTACGGCTCCCCTGGATTACAGCCCAGGCGGGCATCG tccTGACCTGGATCATCATCTTGCTCTCGGTCACGGTGACCTCCATCACGGGCCTCTCCATCTCGGCCATCTCTACCAACGGCAAGGTCAAGTCAG GTGGCACCTACTTCCTCATCTCCCGGAGTCTCGGCCCAGAGCTCGGGGGCTCCATCGGCCTCATTTTCGCTTTTGCCAATGCTGTGGGCGTGGCCATGCACACCGTGGGCTTTGCAGAGACCGTGCGGGACCTGCTCCAG GAGTACGGCACGCCCATCGTGGACCCCATCAATGACATCCGCATCATTGGCGTGGTCACCGTCACCGTGCTGCTGGCCATCTCCCTGGCTGGCATGGAGTGGGAGTCCAAG GCCCAGGTGCTTTTCTTCCTCGTCATCATGATCTCCTTTGCCAACTACTTAGTGGGGACGCTGATCCCCCCATCTGAGGACAAGGCCTCCAAAGGCTTCTTCAGCTACCGGG CGGACATTTTTGTCCAGAACTTGGTACCCGACTGGCGGGGTGCAGAAGGCAGCTTCTTCGGGATGTTCTCCATCTTCTTTCCCTCGGCTACGGGCATCCTGGCAGGGGCCAACATCTCTGGGGACCTCAAG gaccctGCTGTAGCCATTCCCAAGGGAACACTCATGGCCATTTTCTGGACCACTGTCTCCTACCTGGCCATCTCGGCCACCATCG GCTCCTGCGTGGTTCGCGATGCCTCCGGGGTCCTGAATGCCACGGTGACCCCCGGCTCGGGCGCCTGCGAGGGGCTGGCCTGTGGCTACGGCTGGAACTTCACCGAGTGTGCCCACCAGCACAGCTGCCGCTATGGCCTCATCAACTACTACCAG ACCATGAGCATGGTGTCCGGCTTCGCGCCCCTGATCACAGCCGGCGTCTTTGGGGCCACGCTCTCCTCCGCCCTGGCCTGCCTCGTCTCTGCCGCCAAGGTCTTCCAG TGCCTGTGCGAGGACCAGCTGTACCCACTGATCGGCTTCTTCGGCAAGGGCTACGGCAAGAACAAGGAGCCCGTGCGTGGCTACCTGCTGGCCTACGCCATCGCCGTGGCCTTCATCATCATCG CTGAGCTCAACACCATTGCCCCCATCATCTCCAACTTCTTCCTGTGCTCCTACGCCCTCATCAACTTCAGCTGTTTCCACGCCTCCATCACCAACTCGCCCG GGTGGAGACCCTCGTTCCGATACTACAGCAAGTGGACGGCGCTGTTCGGGGCGGTCATCTCTGTGGTCATCATGTTCCTTCTCACCTGGTGGGCAGCCCTCATCGCCATCGGCGttgttctcttcctcctgctctaCGTGATCTACAAGAAGCCAG AGGTGAACTGGGGCTCCTCGGTTCAGGCCGGCTCCTACAACTTGGCCCTGAGCTACTCGGTGGGCCTCAACAAGGTGGAGGATCACATCAAGAACTACCG ccCCCAGTGCCTGGTGCTCACGGGGCCCCCCAACTTCCGCCCGGCCCTGGTTGACTTTGTGGGCACCTTCACCCGGAACCTCAGCCTGATGGTCTGTGGCCACGTGCTCATT GGACCCCGCAAACAGAGGATGCCTGAGCTCCGGCTCATTGCCAATGGGCACACCAAGTGGCTGAACAAGAGGAAGATCAAGGCTTTCTACTCAGACGTCATTGCCGAGGACCTCCGTAGCGGTGTACAGATTCTCATGCAG GCCACAGGTCTCGGGAGAATGAAGCCCAACATTCTGGTGATTGGGTTCAAGAAGAACTGGCAGTCGGCTCACCCGGCCACAGTGGAGGACTACATTGGCATCCTGCA CGATGCTTTTGATTTCAACTACGGTGTGTGTGTCATGAGGATGCGTGAGGGGCTCAACGTCTCAGAAGTGATGCAGGCACACA TTAACCCAGTATTTGACCCAGTGTTTGACCCAGCGGAGGACAGCAAAGAAGCCGGCACCAGCGGGGCCAGGCCATCTGTCTCAGGCACAC TGGACCCCGAGGCCCTGGTACGGGAGGAGCAGGCCAGCACCATGTTCCAGTCTGAGCAGGGCAAGAAGACCATAGACATCTACTGGCTATTTGACGACGGAG GCCTCACCCTCCTCATCCCCTATCTCCTCGGCCGCAAGAAGAGGTGGAACAAATGCAGGATCCGCGTGTTCGTGGGGGGCCAGATCAACAGGATGGACCAGGAGAGAAAGGC GATCATTTCTCTGTTGAGCAAGTTCCGACTGGGATTCCACGACGTTCACGTCCTTCCCGACATCAACCAGAAGCCGCGGGCTGAGCA cACCAAGAGGTTTGAGGACATGATTGCACCCTTCCGCCTGAATGACGGCCTCAAGGATGAGGCCGCTGTCACCGAGATGAGGCGGGACTGTCCCTGGAAGATCTCAGATGAGGAGATTAACAAGAACAGAGTCAAG
- the SLC12A3 gene encoding solute carrier family 12 member 3 isoform X1, translating into MAELPGSEMPGDPTLCSGRFSISTLLGGDEPPPPAAYDSSHPSHLTHGSTFYMRTFGYNTIDVVPAYEHYANSALPGEPRKVRPTLAHLHSFLKQEGGHLHALAFDSRPGHEMTDGLVEDETGTNSEKNPGEPVRFGWVKGVMIRCMLNIWGVILYLRLPWITAQAGIVLTWIIILLSVTVTSITGLSISAISTNGKVKSGGTYFLISRSLGPELGGSIGLIFAFANAVGVAMHTVGFAETVRDLLQEYGTPIVDPINDIRIIGVVTVTVLLAISLAGMEWESKAQVLFFLVIMISFANYLVGTLIPPSEDKASKGFFSYRADIFVQNLVPDWRGAEGSFFGMFSIFFPSATGILAGANISGDLKDPAVAIPKGTLMAIFWTTVSYLAISATIGSCVVRDASGVLNATVTPGSGACEGLACGYGWNFTECAHQHSCRYGLINYYQTMSMVSGFAPLITAGVFGATLSSALACLVSAAKVFQCLCEDQLYPLIGFFGKGYGKNKEPVRGYLLAYAIAVAFIIIAELNTIAPIISNFFLCSYALINFSCFHASITNSPGWRPSFRYYSKWTALFGAVISVVIMFLLTWWAALIAIGVVLFLLLYVIYKKPEVNWGSSVQAGSYNLALSYSVGLNKVEDHIKNYRPQCLVLTGPPNFRPALVDFVGTFTRNLSLMVCGHVLIGPRKQRMPELRLIANGHTKWLNKRKIKAFYSDVIAEDLRSGVQILMQATGLGRMKPNILVIGFKKNWQSAHPATVEDYIGILHDAFDFNYGVCVMRMREGLNVSEVMQAHINPVFDPVFDPAEDSKEAGTSGARPSVSGTRQSPPRSRRSHLVGQLVGGHEGSWSRAGVDPEALVREEQASTMFQSEQGKKTIDIYWLFDDGGLTLLIPYLLGRKKRWNKCRIRVFVGGQINRMDQERKAIISLLSKFRLGFHDVHVLPDINQKPRAEHTKRFEDMIAPFRLNDGLKDEAAVTEMRRDCPWKISDEEINKNRVKSLRQVRLNEILLDSSQDAALVVITLPIGRKGKCPSSLYMAWLETLSQDLRPPVILIRGNQENVLTFYCQ; encoded by the exons ATGGCAGAGCTGCCGGGGTCAGAGATGCCAGGGGACCCCACGCTGTGCAGCGGGCGCTTCAGCATCAGCACGCTGCTGGGGGGCGATGAGCCCCCACCGCCGGCTGCCTATGACAGCAGCCACCCCAGCCACCTGACCCACGGCAGCACCTTCTACATGCGCACCTTCGGCTACAACACTATCGATGTGGTGCCCGCCTACGAGCACTATGCCAACAGCGCCCTGCCTGGAGAGCCCCGAAAGGTCCGGCCCACGCTGGCCCATCTGCACTCCTTCCTCAAG CAGGAAGGCGGCCATCTGCACGCCTTGGCCTTCGACAGCCGGCCCGGCCATGAGATGACTGACGGGCTGGTGGAGGACGAGACAGGCACCAACAGTGAGAAGAACCCTGGGGAGCCCGTGCGCTTTGGCTGGGTCAAGGGGGTGATG atCCGTTGCATGCTCAATATCTGGGGCGTGATCCTCTACCTACGGCTCCCCTGGATTACAGCCCAGGCGGGCATCG tccTGACCTGGATCATCATCTTGCTCTCGGTCACGGTGACCTCCATCACGGGCCTCTCCATCTCGGCCATCTCTACCAACGGCAAGGTCAAGTCAG GTGGCACCTACTTCCTCATCTCCCGGAGTCTCGGCCCAGAGCTCGGGGGCTCCATCGGCCTCATTTTCGCTTTTGCCAATGCTGTGGGCGTGGCCATGCACACCGTGGGCTTTGCAGAGACCGTGCGGGACCTGCTCCAG GAGTACGGCACGCCCATCGTGGACCCCATCAATGACATCCGCATCATTGGCGTGGTCACCGTCACCGTGCTGCTGGCCATCTCCCTGGCTGGCATGGAGTGGGAGTCCAAG GCCCAGGTGCTTTTCTTCCTCGTCATCATGATCTCCTTTGCCAACTACTTAGTGGGGACGCTGATCCCCCCATCTGAGGACAAGGCCTCCAAAGGCTTCTTCAGCTACCGGG CGGACATTTTTGTCCAGAACTTGGTACCCGACTGGCGGGGTGCAGAAGGCAGCTTCTTCGGGATGTTCTCCATCTTCTTTCCCTCGGCTACGGGCATCCTGGCAGGGGCCAACATCTCTGGGGACCTCAAG gaccctGCTGTAGCCATTCCCAAGGGAACACTCATGGCCATTTTCTGGACCACTGTCTCCTACCTGGCCATCTCGGCCACCATCG GCTCCTGCGTGGTTCGCGATGCCTCCGGGGTCCTGAATGCCACGGTGACCCCCGGCTCGGGCGCCTGCGAGGGGCTGGCCTGTGGCTACGGCTGGAACTTCACCGAGTGTGCCCACCAGCACAGCTGCCGCTATGGCCTCATCAACTACTACCAG ACCATGAGCATGGTGTCCGGCTTCGCGCCCCTGATCACAGCCGGCGTCTTTGGGGCCACGCTCTCCTCCGCCCTGGCCTGCCTCGTCTCTGCCGCCAAGGTCTTCCAG TGCCTGTGCGAGGACCAGCTGTACCCACTGATCGGCTTCTTCGGCAAGGGCTACGGCAAGAACAAGGAGCCCGTGCGTGGCTACCTGCTGGCCTACGCCATCGCCGTGGCCTTCATCATCATCG CTGAGCTCAACACCATTGCCCCCATCATCTCCAACTTCTTCCTGTGCTCCTACGCCCTCATCAACTTCAGCTGTTTCCACGCCTCCATCACCAACTCGCCCG GGTGGAGACCCTCGTTCCGATACTACAGCAAGTGGACGGCGCTGTTCGGGGCGGTCATCTCTGTGGTCATCATGTTCCTTCTCACCTGGTGGGCAGCCCTCATCGCCATCGGCGttgttctcttcctcctgctctaCGTGATCTACAAGAAGCCAG AGGTGAACTGGGGCTCCTCGGTTCAGGCCGGCTCCTACAACTTGGCCCTGAGCTACTCGGTGGGCCTCAACAAGGTGGAGGATCACATCAAGAACTACCG ccCCCAGTGCCTGGTGCTCACGGGGCCCCCCAACTTCCGCCCGGCCCTGGTTGACTTTGTGGGCACCTTCACCCGGAACCTCAGCCTGATGGTCTGTGGCCACGTGCTCATT GGACCCCGCAAACAGAGGATGCCTGAGCTCCGGCTCATTGCCAATGGGCACACCAAGTGGCTGAACAAGAGGAAGATCAAGGCTTTCTACTCAGACGTCATTGCCGAGGACCTCCGTAGCGGTGTACAGATTCTCATGCAG GCCACAGGTCTCGGGAGAATGAAGCCCAACATTCTGGTGATTGGGTTCAAGAAGAACTGGCAGTCGGCTCACCCGGCCACAGTGGAGGACTACATTGGCATCCTGCA CGATGCTTTTGATTTCAACTACGGTGTGTGTGTCATGAGGATGCGTGAGGGGCTCAACGTCTCAGAAGTGATGCAGGCACACA TTAACCCAGTATTTGACCCAGTGTTTGACCCAGCGGAGGACAGCAAAGAAGCCGGCACCAGCGGGGCCAGGCCATCTGTCTCAGGCACACGTCAGTCCCCACCCCGCTCAAGGCGCTCTCACCTCGTGGGGCAGCTAGTGGGGGGCCATGAGGGAAGCTGGTCAAGGGCAGGAG TGGACCCCGAGGCCCTGGTACGGGAGGAGCAGGCCAGCACCATGTTCCAGTCTGAGCAGGGCAAGAAGACCATAGACATCTACTGGCTATTTGACGACGGAG GCCTCACCCTCCTCATCCCCTATCTCCTCGGCCGCAAGAAGAGGTGGAACAAATGCAGGATCCGCGTGTTCGTGGGGGGCCAGATCAACAGGATGGACCAGGAGAGAAAGGC GATCATTTCTCTGTTGAGCAAGTTCCGACTGGGATTCCACGACGTTCACGTCCTTCCCGACATCAACCAGAAGCCGCGGGCTGAGCA cACCAAGAGGTTTGAGGACATGATTGCACCCTTCCGCCTGAATGACGGCCTCAAGGATGAGGCCGCTGTCACCGAGATGAGGCGGGACTGTCCCTGGAAGATCTCAGATGAGGAGATTAACAAGAACAGAGTCAAG